From Salvia splendens isolate huo1 chromosome 16, SspV2, whole genome shotgun sequence, a single genomic window includes:
- the LOC121770264 gene encoding 3-oxoacyl-[acyl-carrier-protein] synthase I, chloroplastic-like produces the protein MWSIMLASPSSTLLTQSTNPKLLFLTTSARNGKKMKAMASSTSPKREIDPKKRIVISGMGLVSVFGSDIDVYYNKLLAAESGITLIDRFDTSDFAVRIAGQIRGFSSDGYIDGKDDRRLDDCWRYCLVAGKRALDDANLGKKAVDTYLGGAASCDAHHITDPHPDGLGVASCMIKSLKDARVDAQEVNYVNAHATSTRARDLPEVKAIKRVFNNTSELKTNSTKSIIGDGLGAAGGLEAIATIKAINTGWLHPTLNQDELEAEVTIDTVPNVKKQHKINVAISNSFGFGGHPSALET, from the exons ATGTGGAGCATTATGTTAGCATCTCCATCTTCTACTTTGCTTACTCAATCAACAAACCCTAAGCTGTTGTTCCTTACAACTTCAG CGAGAAATGGGAAGAAGATGAAGGCAATGGCTTCTTCCACCTCTCCAAAGAGAGAGATAGATCCCAAGAAAAGGATAGTGATAAGTGGAATGGGGCTTGTTTCTGTTTTTGGAAGTGACATTGATGTTTATTACAACAAATTGCTTGCTGCAGAGAGTGGCATCACTCTCATCGACAGATTTGATACATCAGATTTCGCTGTTAGGATCGCCGGCCAGATTCGTGGGTTCTCTTCGGATGGATACATCGACGGGAAGGATGATCGCCGTCTCGATGATTGCTGGAGATATTGTTTGGTTGCCGGAAAACGGGCTCTCGATGATGCTAACCTTGGGAAAAAAGCTGTTGACACT TATTTGGGAGGCGCGGCTAGTTGTGACGCTCATCACATTACAGATCCACACCCTGATGGGCTTGGAGTAGCGTCTTGCATGATCAAGAGCTTGAAAGATGCACGAGTGGATGCTCAAGAG GTTAACTATGTGAATGCTCATGCGACCTCAACCCGTGCCAGAGATTTACCCGAGGTTAAGGCTATCAAGAGAGTCTTCAACAACACCTCTGAGTTGAAGACCAATTCCACCAAG TCAATCATCGGAGACGGACTTGGTGCTGCGGGTGGACTGGAAGCAATAGCAACAATCAAAGCAATCAACACCGGTTGGTTACATCCTACACTCAACCAAGAT GAGTTGGAGGCTGAAGTCACCATTGACACTGTCCCAAATGTGAAGAAGCAGCATAAAATAAATGTTG CCATATCTAACTCATTTGGGTTTGGAGGCCACCCTTCAGCCCTTGAGACATGA